A region of Arabidopsis thaliana chromosome 5, partial sequence DNA encodes the following proteins:
- a CDS encoding weak chloroplast movement under blue light protein (DUF827) (LOCATED IN: chloroplast; EXPRESSED IN: 23 plant structures; EXPRESSED DURING: 13 growth stages; CONTAINS InterPro DOMAIN/s: Protein of unknown function DUF827, plant (InterPro:IPR008545), Spectrin/alpha-actinin (InterPro:IPR018159); BEST Arabidopsis thaliana protein match is: Plant protein of unknown function (DUF827) (TAIR:AT3G02930.1); Has 1807 Blast hits to 1807 proteins in 277 species: Archae - 0; Bacteria - 0; Metazoa - 736; Fungi - 347; Plants - 385; Viruses - 0; Other Eukaryotes - 339 (source: NCBI BLink).) gives MASKTKTSLSETTTTTTPTGKSSPATPRIAKRTVNKSETSNNNSPSTTTPHSRLSLDRSSPNSKSSVERRSPKLPTPPEKSQARVAAVKGTESPQTTTRLSQIKEDLKKANERISSLEKDKAKALDELKQAKKEAEQVTLKLDDALKAQKHVEENSEIEKFQAVEAGIEAVQNNEEELKKELETVKNQHASDSAALVAVRQELEKINEELAAAFDAKSKALSQAEDASKTAEIHAEKVDILSSELTRLKALLDSTREKTAISDNEMVAKLEDEIVVLKRDLESARGFEAEVKEKEMIVEKLNVDLEAAKMAESNAHSLSNEWQSKAKELEEQLEEANKLERSASVSLESVMKQLEGSNDKLHDTETEITDLKERIVTLETTVAKQKEDLEVSEQRLGSVEEEVSKNEKEVEKLKSELETVKEEKNRALKKEQDATSRVQRLSEEKSKLLSDLESSKEEEEKSKKAMESLASALHEVSSEGRELKEKLLSQGDHEYETQIDDLKLVIKATNEKYENMLDEARHEIDVLVSAVEQTKKHFESSKKDWEMKEANLVNYVKKMEEDVASMGKEMNRLDNLLKRTEEEADAAWKKEAQTKDSLKEVEEEIVYLQETLGEAKAESMKLKENLLDKETEFQNVIHENEDLKAKEDVSLKKIEELSKLLEEAILAKKQPEEENGELSESEKDYDLLPKVVEFSSENGHRSVEEKSAKVETLDHEPPQEQISNGNSNGNGMEEKEVNGKPEVETEKKEKKDESQDDDKDDSVEVIFKMWESCQIEKKEAFPDKKSELESQEEEEDSSKIDESDKTSTENIDETGNALTAEDQLTMEKKIKKKKTLLGKVGNLLKKKAPVNQK, from the exons ATGGCTTCGAAGACTAA AACTAGTTTGTCCGAAACAACAACTACTACTACTCCTACCGGGAAATCATCTCCAGCAACTCCAAGAATAGCAAAAAGAACAGTTAATAAATCCGAAACTAGTAATAATAATTCTCCATCTACTACTACTCCACATTCACGTCTTTCTCTTGATCGTTCTTCTCCAAATTCCAAATCTTCTGTTGAGAGACGATCACCAAAGCTTCCAACTCCTCCTGAG AAATCTCAAGCGCGAGTAGCAGCGGTGAAAGGAACAGAATCACCGCAGACGACCACACGGTTGAGTCAGATCAAggaagatttgaagaaagCTAATGAGCGGATATCTTCATTGGAGAAGGATAAAGCTAAAGCACTTGATGAACTCAAACAAGCTAAAAAAGAAGCTGAACAAGTGACTCTGAAGCTTGATGATGCTTTAAAAGCTCAGAAGCATGTGGAGGAGAATTCTGagattgaaaaatttcagGCTGTTGAGGCAGGGATCGAGGCAGTTcagaacaatgaagaagaattgaagaaagaaCTTGAGACTGTTAAGAACCAACATGCTTCGGATTCTGCTGCTCTTGTTGCGGTTAGACAGGAGCTTGAGAAAATCAATGAAGAATTGGCTGCGGCTTTTGATGCTAAGAGTAAGGCCTTGAGCCAAGCGGAGGATGCTAGTAAGACGGCTGAGATTCATGCAGAGAAAGTTGACATCTTGTCTTCGGAGTTAACGAGGTTGAAAGCTTTGCTTGATTCAACCCGAGAGAAGACTGCCATATCGGATAACGAGATGGTTGCCAAGCTAGAAGACGAGATTGTGGTTTTGAAAAGAGATCTTGAGTCAGCGAGAGGTTTTGAGGCAGaggttaaagaaaaagagatgatcGTCGAGAAGCTTAATGTTGACCTTGAAGCTGCGAAGATGGCTGAGTCTAATGCACACAGCTTGTCTAACGAGTGGCAGAGCAAAGCCAAAGAACTGGAGGAACAGCTAGAAGAAGCTAACAAGTTGGAGAGGTCTGCTTCTGTATCTTTGGAATCTGTGATGAAACAGCTTGAAGGAAGCAATGATAAATTGCATGACACGGAAACTGAAATCACTGATCTTAAGGAGAGAATTGTGACATTGGAGACGACAGTTGCTAAACAAAAGGAGGATCTTGAGGTATCAGAGCAACGGTTGGGCagtgtagaagaagaagtatctaagaatgaaaaagaagtaGAGAAGTTGAAGAGTGAGCTTGAGACtgtgaaggaggagaagaatcGTGCTTTGAAGAAGGAGCAAGATGCTACTTCAAGGGTTCAAAGGCTCTCAGAAGAGAAAAGCAAGCTCTTATCAGATTTAGAGAGCtcaaaagaggaagaggagaagagtaAGAAAGCAATGGAGAGTTTGGCTTCAGCTTTGCACGAAGTGTCGAGTGAAGGAAGGGAGTTGAAAGAGAAGTTGTTGAGTCAAGGCGATCACGAGTATGAAACACAAATAGATGACTTGAAGTTGGTGATTAAAGCCACAAACGAGAAGTACGAGAATATGCTTGACGAGGCGAGACATGAGATCGATGTTCTTGTTAGCGCGGTTGaacaaaccaagaaacatttCGAGAGCTCAAAGAAGGATTGGGAGATGAAAGAAGCCAATTTGGTGAATTAtgtgaagaaaatggaagaagatgtTGCTTCGATGGGGAAAGAAATGAATAGGCTGGATAATCTGCTGAAGAGAACCGAGGAAGAAGCCGATGCAGCTTGGAAGAAAGAAGCACAGACGAAAGACAGTTTAaaagaagtggaagaagagattgtttATCTTCAGGAAACTCTCGGGGAAGCAAAAGCTGAAAGCATGAAGCTAAAGGAGAATCTGTTGGATAAAGAAACTGAGTTTCAGAACGTCATTCACGAAAACGAGGATCTGAAGGCGAAGGAGGATGTTTCTCTGAAGAAGATCGAGGAGTTATCGAAGTTACTCGAGGAAGCAATATTGGCCAAGAAGCAACCGGAAGAAGAGAATGGCGAGCTCAGTGAGAGCGAGAAAGACTATGATTTGCTACCAAAAGTGGTTGAGTTTTCTTCTGAGAACGGTCATAGAAGTGTAGAAGAGAAATCTGCTAAAGTCGAAACCCTTGATCACGAACCTCCACAAGAGCAGATCAGCAATGGAAACAGCAATGGCAACGGTATGGAGGAGAAAGAAGTGAATGGAAAACCCGAGGTGGAAACcgaaaagaaggagaagaaagatgagtCCCAAGATGATGACAAAGATGATTCGGTTGAAGTTATATTCAAAATGTGGGAAAGTTGCCAAATcgagaagaaagaagcttttCCGGACAAGAAATCAGAACTAGAgtcacaagaagaagaagaggattcAAGCAAAATCGATGAAAGCGACAAAACCTCAACAGAGAACATCGATGAAACCGGAAACGCTTTAACCGCAGAAGATCAGCTTacgatggagaagaagatcaagaagaagaagactttacTTGGTAAAGTTGGGAATCTTCTCAAGAAGAAAGCACCTGTAAACCAGAAATAA
- a CDS encoding Transmembrane amino acid transporter family protein (Transmembrane amino acid transporter family protein; CONTAINS InterPro DOMAIN/s: Amino acid transporter, transmembrane (InterPro:IPR013057); BEST Arabidopsis thaliana protein match is: Transmembrane amino acid transporter family protein (TAIR:AT5G02170.1); Has 1807 Blast hits to 1807 proteins in 277 species: Archae - 0; Bacteria - 0; Metazoa - 736; Fungi - 347; Plants - 385; Viruses - 0; Other Eukaryotes - 339 (source: NCBI BLink).): MVCVACVEENKGCECEHEKPVRELVLEAASENSSFLHSVINMVGMLIGLGQLSMPYAVESGGWMSIFLLISFGILTTYTSHILGKCIRRNPKSKSYSDIGYSAFGRHGRLIVCLFIYLEIFMALVSYTISLHDNISAAFPATFSNHGHFPAAKLTAVAVAIALPSLWIRDLSSISFLSSGGILMSAIIFGSVVYTAIFGGVIDDGKIPVLRLENIPTVSGIYLFSFGGHIVFPNLYTSMKDPSKFTKVSIVSFATVTALYGALAITGAKMFGPSVNSQITLSLPKHLVVTKIALWATVLTPMTKYALEFAPLAIQLERSLPSTMTDRTKLVARGLMGSALLLVILALALTVPYFGYVLSLTGSLVSVTIAVTLPSAFYLKICWDGMTKFTRAANLGFVVLGCVLGVLGSFESSKLLVKELVRVHGG, from the exons ATGGTTTGTGTTGCATGTGTTGAGGAAAATAAAGGGTGTGAATGTGAGCATGAAAAACCGGTTAGAGAGTTGGTGTTGGAGGCGGCGTCTGAAAATAGTTCATTTCTTCACTCTGTTATCAACATGGTTGGTATGCTCATTG GACTTGGCCAACTATCTATGCCATACGCCGTTGAAAGCGGCGGTTGGATGTCAATCTTCCTCCTCATATCATTCGGAATCCTCACTACCTACACTTCCCACATCCTCGGAAAATGTATCCGCCGCAACCCCAAATCAAAATCCTACTCCGATATCGGCTACTCTGCCTTCGGCCGCCACGGCCGCCTCATCGTCTGCCTCTTCATCTACCTCGAAATCTTCATGGCCTTAGTGTCTTACACCATCTCCCTCCACGACAACATCTCCGCTGCTTTTCCCGCCACTTTTTCTAACCACGGCCATTTTCCCGCGGCCAAGCTGACGGCTGTGGCGGTGGCTATCGCCTTGCCGAGTTTGTGGATAAGAGATTTGTCTTCGATCTCGTTTCTTTCTTCCGGTGGTATTCTTATGTCGGCTATAATATTTGGGTCAGTGGTTTACACGGCCATCTTTGGAGGCGTTATTGATGATGGAAAGATTCCGGTGCTCCGGTTAGAGAATATTCCGACGGTTTCGGGAATCTATCTCTTTAGCTTCGGTGGACACATCGTATTTCCTAATCTCTATACTTCCATGAAAGATCCCTCCAAATTCACAAAG GTATCAATAGTAAGTTTTGCTACGGTAACGGCGTTATACGGAGCACTAGCCATCACAGGAGCGAAGATGTTCGGACCAAGTGTAAATTCCCAAATTACCCTCAGTCTTCCGAAACATTTAGTAGTTACCAAGATCGCTCTTTGGGCCACTGTACTAACCCCAATGACCAAATACGCCTTAGAGTTCGCTCCTTTGGCCATCCAGCTGGAACGTAGCCTTCCTTCGACCATGACTGATCGCACCAAGCTTGTGGCTCGCGGTCTTATGGGATCAGCTCTGTTGCTGGTCATTCTCGCATTGGCTTTAACCGTCCCTTACTTCGGTTATGTCTTGAGCCTCACGGGCTCTTTGGTTAGCGTCACAATCGCTGTGACATTACCGTCTGCTTTCTACTTGAAGATTTGCTGGGACGGGATGACGAAGTTCACACGAGCCGCCAATCTTGGTTTCGTTGTTCTCGGGTGTGTTCTTGGAGTTTTGGGATCTTTTGAATCATCAAAGTTGCTTGTCAAAGAACTCGTTCGCGTTCATGGAGGTTGA